The DNA region CCTAAGCCGATGATTTCCGATCAACTGGAAACAGAACAAAACTCGGTCTTCCATAAAAAACAATGTGTGGGTTAGAAAAAAAATGACGTTCCCACCCAATTAAAAAATGGGCTCATGTGTGAGGGGGAGTGTTGAAAAAATAACTTTCATATATGATCCCACATCAAAGAATTAGAGAGATGCTGACCAACATATAAGCTCGATGGACTACTTCTCCTATCACCAATTGTTTTTAGGATGGAGTCTGAAAATGATAGATGTTACATTGATCAAAGAGTGAGATCAATTCCTAATTTAATTAGCAATAGGAATGTTTGTCTATTTTGACAAGTAGGAGGAGTCCGAGCCTAATTAGAGTTCTTTTCGTTCCTAGTTGTAATTCACATCCTAGTAGGATTACAATATATGTATCAGACTCCTAATAGGATCAAACAATAAATAGTAGTTATTGTAGAACTAGTATATAGCTAGTTGAGTTCGTAAGAAGTCGAATGCCTACAAAAGTTGGATGGCACGTACACCACTTCGCGTGCATAGAATGCAGCCTACGTAGTCTCTTGTTTAAATTGGACGTCTGTAGCCCTTGCCCAAGCAATTGTATGAGCATAGGACTCTTGCATACGTACAATGTAGGTTGAGTGAGAGTCTTGCTTAGATGAGTAGTTGCACAAGCGTACAACTCTTGTGAGTCGTGTGTTTGTGCTAGTGATTAGAGTTTTATGCTATCGAggtttatttcttttatcttatactataaataaaagggtCTCACATATAGATGGGTGAAGTGTGATCGAGCTATAATGAAGTGTTTGTGAGTGATTAAAACTACTACTTTGTCTATCAACATTATCAAGAGTGGAGGGTTCTAAAAGAAAAGCTTCAATACTGTTTCAGGAGTGTCACAGGGAAGAAGAGTCGTTACAGGAGCAGTTTGCGTTAGTGCCATATTTGCATTAATATCCTTAGTCGTGGCAATACGCATCAGCATTCGATTGAAAACTATCGTCTTTTCTTAGTTAATTGACCTATCGACCAAAGTTTCTCTTGAACAATGGGATTTCAACGAACAGATAAAGGGTACAATACAAGACCATCAACCCTCAGTTACACGCTATGTTGAGCAACGTCAAAATGTGGTACGGTCATCTTGACATGATCTCTTTTAGGTTGTTTTTGAAATGTGGAAATGATTTTAATCCCTTGAATTTCAATTCTGGAAACTGCAAATTTgaattcaatttcaattcaTGAGTTGAGTAAACACTTAGATTCCTGATtctatcattttaaaattcGATTTCGAAACGGATTAGAACTATAATTTGCACAAATTCACTGGCTTTTATCCCACCACCGCATTGACACCTTCACATGATTGTTTTTATCCCTCGTTCTACCACCATGAGAAATTCTTCTTCCACCAAATTTGGGGTAGCCGTGGATGGTAGTGATGCAGGTGGTAGAAAGGCGGTGATTGAATTGAAGTATAAGCTTTGATTCattaacactatgtttggatcgGAGAAAATAAAGGGAGAAGCAAGGGAGAAAAATAGAGGGATTGCATTTCCTTTGTTTGGATACCGATAGGTGAAGGGAGGTTTATAGAGGAAGGGAATTGGAAGGAAGAACTTCTTCgcaattttaacaaataaatcCTTCCAACATGGAATATATTTAGAAGAAAAACACACCAATTATTCCTCAATTCTCCTTCCCTTCCCTACTCTCCCCTCTCCTTCCTTTCCTTTCAAAAATGTTATTCAAACAGTGTAAATGTGCCTTATACATGATAGCTAGTTAAGACTATCCTTATAGCCTCCCTCCCAACAACAACCCAAGATACTATCTCCTATCATAAGATATTGATAATGCTGGTTATTCAACCAATTAAGCCAGTAATTACCTAGTAGAGGTTTCCAACTTACCACAAACTCAACCATTTCTAACAAACAACAAAAGGAACATCAATTTTTGGCACTATTTAAATACCCATGTCTAATTCTTATCAAATATGAATAGTTCAAGTAAACAACTTTCTTAATAGATATTAATTCAATCGAGAATGAGGTTTTGTCTCGGTTGAAGCATGTATCACTTTAAAGGACATAGGTTTGATTATGGCTGCCCCTCCCCTTAGCCCTCCCTTTCCCTAAGGCTACCATGTAACAAAAAGAagatacttcctctgttccaatTTACTTGATTTTTACCGTATTCATTGATCacccttaatttgtgattaatttaagattaaaatatagttaagtggaatcttgtttgagtttgtctcaatgcaaacattactaaaatcaaatttttataattttttagtacAATAATTAGAGATGAGGTTCAAATTAGTCCTGCATGAAAAGTTAAACTATTTTGGAACCAATCAAGTATAATCAACACACCCTTCAATTCAGTGTTTAATAATTCCATTTTATATAATGTTTTGATCACTATTGTACCCACTAACCTCAACATCTTATCATACTTGCACATAATACAATCAAATCAATTCTTAATCCACACACCCAAAACACAAACTTTTTCTGTAAACAACCAATTAAACCTAAAGATTATGTTTCATGAAATTGAGAAATTGCATTACACTATGTCATAGTAACTAATTCCAAATTCTTTTAACCAAAACtctaataaatcaaacaaaaaaaaaaaactccataACAAAAAAGAAGGAAAGTTTACTTACTTGGGCCAAGTGGCTACTTGAAGATCATCAAGCTTAGATTGAAGAGGGTTTTTCTCAATTCTTACTCCAAATATTTCTAAGACTAACCCCCCATTTTCTGCTGCTTTTTCCATTGTATTGATGTTATCTTCGGAATTTTTAGGGGTTTTAAGGAAGCTTGAAGCTATTATTATAGAGATCAGTGATAGAAGAAGAGATGGAAGTATGAAGGGTTTTGAAATCTTCATTCAGCCAATCCCAATATTGTTTCTACTTTTGAACTTTTCAATTATCACTGTTTAGTACTCCTATTTTAGAGTTAGAGACATTTATTTATCAGTTAGAATTAGCTTGCTGGGAAAGTGGGAATGATGTCTCCTAAACATTATTTGGTGGCTATTCACTCCTTGATAGTAGTAGTAGAAAAATATAGGTTAAAGctaaaaatcaatattaaaagCTAATAGAaaagttgttataaataaatgtttttattttgatttaaaagttAGCTGAACGTTATTTaccaaatgtttttttattgtgGTTTGACTTagaaaaaatcaataatcaattttcaaataaaaaaccaataaaaaaactaattatcaAACAGCTTATTTGTGCATGCTTAACTAATGACTTTTTTCCAAAGCAATAGCCTAATAAAACTAAGTTCTTAGGACCTGTTTAGtgtcaattttattttctagttaatatattttcataaatgtAAAACTGATTTATGTTTAGATTTTGGACAAATTCATTCATTTTGAgtatcaaacaaaacttatattCACATgattagaaaatttaaaaataagactTAAATTCAACTTATATGATTGATAAAGGGGTTAAAATTCAACTTACATTAGGGTTGGGTTTGAAGGTCTAGTTTAGAGCAAGGAACTAGGGACTATACTCTTGAATAAATCACCAATCTTAGTTTCACTTACTAAAggaaaatttttcttaaaaattattaaacctgattttcatttttttctgttttgattTTCCAAAAACTGAACAAATGTTATACAGTTTTGCCAAAACATTTTTAGATTAAAAActagttttaaaaataataaataagaaatcAAAACGATACCAAACAACACCTAAATATTAATTTGTCGTAGTTTTAGATCCTTAAATGCTCCATGTAGTTAAGAGTTGATTTTGTTTAGCCTAGCTTAAACATGATCAATTCCATGGAAAAAAATGATGACaatgatattaaattaaaaaattacatttaacaACATTTCTAATTAAAACAACATGATTCGTAGGccattttttgtcaatttttataattcatTTAAGACAAAATACTATTAATTAATATGTCATTTTAAGCCAATTTAGTAAAAGATCTTCTAGGTTTTTATAAATAAActtaatcaaattattaaaaatccaaataaactttataaaaatattcaaaatcaacATAATCAAAATTCGAACTTACCAATgacaactcaaaaaaaaaaaaaagaaaactaacTAGTATGTGAAAAGATATACAAAACAACTTAGTTAAATTTCAAGTTAATCAAATatcaatacaaaataataaccaaaaatactaaaataaactaaattaaaataataattaaatacaataagcaccaaataaaaatttaattaaaaaacaaactaGTATATGAAAGTGAAGGTACTTGAACCTTGGTCACGGGTAAAAGAGTTGTGGTAATAATTTTAATGTTATCAATTAACTAtctgcattttttttatatttgttattgagtctaaagtaaatattaaattaatgattctattttttaaaaaccaTTGAGaactttttcaattttaccTTACAAGAAAAACATAGCTGATTTTCCTATAAAAATGAAGAATACCATTGTGAAcctgttgggatgagttatctcacatcgataaattgaaaatggtatgcacgctttataagctattagagatcTTCTtccccattgccatatggttttgggatggtatatatcttcttggcttatgaagtgtgtgcacttgtgtcccccgttaatatgccggcattcacaataagtccagcctaatttaacatggtatcagagccgatggttcgatcaataatttaaaaaaacggtaggttcgaaaagaatggcgttccgaTGGTTTTGGGTTCGCATGTGaaggggggtgttgggatgagttatcccacatcgataaattgaaaatggtgtgcacgctttataagctattagagaccttctttccATTgctatatggttttgggatggtatatatctccttggcttgtgaagtgtgtgcacttgtgtccccccgttaatatgctggtattcacaataagttcagcctaatttaacagaaCCTCAACAAAAATTTCCTAAAAATAAACTATATAGATAAACTCAAAAATTATTCTATTTTCAATGaactaattatattaaataattcctccaataataaaaatcataatccaGCTCTAACAAAGCTCCAAGAATCCATGTTAGAGCAAAGCTAAAGGACacaaaatacaaatacaaatcaTAAGTGATAAAAAGATTCCCGAtccttaaatttcgccacccttttcattttatcgccacgcccctccaaatgaaattacgaatttgcccctgatttttaaaaaattacaattttgccactcatttcaaatttcttatttataataataataataataataataataataataataattattattattattattattattattattattattattattattaattattattattattattattattattattatatcaataacaataataataataataattaacttttttatattcttcaaaaagaatataaataaaattaataataataataataataataatattattattattattattattattattattttccaaaaagaaaaaaaaaattgagtcgcccaaaattgggcgattgaatcggggtccagtcgcccagaactgggcgattgaaccatggttcagttctcaatttttttttttttttttttttttttttttgctttttggaaaataataataataatactaatactaataataataacttatagattaatgtggcctattagctcagttggttagagcggtGTATTAATAACATAAAGGTCATAGGTTCGAGACCTTCTCAATGAGACGATTTGAAAACAAATAGtctatatactaataatttatattaaggCTATTTAACTTATATAAATCATATTTCACGGTGAGATCGTTTCATTCGTGAACCTATATACTCAACTAAATATATGACCCCATTTATAATACCCAATTAAAATACCCACTTTTCTATTTTTGTTCAAAAGTTCTTGTATGAAACGGTTTTACCGTGAGACGTGTCTcatatttgggttaaatagtccaataataGGACCTTTTAGCTTAATaggctttttgttttgaggtcgtctcaccgtgaaacggtctcatacaataCGGGCTGATTTTTGTTAGCTCTAAGAATAATCTTAGATTCTTAGGGAGCATACCAGTGAAATCTGTGAGGTTAGAGGTGTTTGACAAAATGATTTATTTTATGGGAATTActatttgtcgccacctttttcattttatcgctacccctctaatga from Amaranthus tricolor cultivar Red isolate AtriRed21 chromosome 3, ASM2621246v1, whole genome shotgun sequence includes:
- the LOC130808884 gene encoding uncharacterized protein LOC130808884; amino-acid sequence: MKISKPFILPSLLLSLISIIIASSFLKTPKNSEDNINTMEKAAENGGLVLEIFGVRIEKNPLQSKLDDLQVATWPKWTGQPSKIPWTFEAEETMYLLEGKVKVSVDGRDGSFEIGGSDLVIFPKGMKITWEVLQTVTKHYHLDK